One Numida meleagris isolate 19003 breed g44 Domestic line chromosome 6, NumMel1.0, whole genome shotgun sequence genomic region harbors:
- the TMEM41B gene encoding transmembrane protein 41B, with amino-acid sequence MAQRRAAAAESARQQRLLEGKAQAEGGSARTSLLILVSVFTIAAFLMFLVYKNFPQLNEEEGKCIKIPRDMDDAKALGKVLSKYKDTFYVQVLVAYFATYVFLQTFAIPGSIFLSILSGFLYPFPLALFLVCLCSGLGASFCYMLSYLVGRPVVYKYLTEKAVKWSEQVERHREHLINYIIFLRITPFLPNWFINITSPVINVPLKVFFIGTFLGVAPPSFVAIKAGTTLYQLTTAGEAVSWNSLFVLMILAILSILPALFQKKLKQKFE; translated from the exons ATGGCGCAGCggcgagcggcggcggcggagagCGCCCGGCAGCAGCGGCTTCTGGAAG GAAAAGCTCAGGCAGAAGGTGGATCAGCTCGAACGTCTCTTCTTATTTTGGTGTCCGTCTTCACAATAGCTGCTTTCCTTATGTTTCTGGTATATAAAAATTTCCCACAACTTAATGA agaagaaggaaaatgtataAAGATTCCAAGAGATATGGATGATGCAAAGGCCTTGGGAAAAGTCCTGTCCAAATACAAGGACACATTTTATGTTCAAGTATTAGTGGCTTATTTTGCCACGTATGTTTT CTTGCAAACGTTTGCTATTCCTGGCTCTATATTTCTTAGTATCCTGTCAGGGTTTCTTTATCCCTTTCCACTGGCCTTATTTCTTGTTTGTCTG tgctcGGGACTTGGAGCTTCGTTCTGCTATATGCTTTCATACTTAGTGGGACGACCTGTTGTATACAAATACTTAACggaaaaagcagtgaagtgGTCAGAACAG gttgAGCGTCACAGAGAACACCTCATTAACTACATAATATTTTTGAGAATAACACCATTTCTTCCTAATTGGTTTATCAATATAACATCTCCTGTAATAAATGTGccattaaaagtatttttcattggCACTTTTCTAG GTGTGGCACCGCCATCTTTTGTAGCCATTAAGGCAGGAACAACACTATACCAACTTACAACAGCAGGGGAAGCTGTTTCCTGGAACTCTCTTTTTGTTCTCATGATTCTAGCTATCCTCTCCATCCTACCAGCTCTCTTccagaagaaactgaaacagaagtttGAATAA